The nucleotide sequence GGTCCGTCAGATCGCACGCACGCTGGGACGTGACCCGGGCACGATCAGCCGTGAGCTGCGCCGTAACTGCGCCACTCGTTCCGGGAAGCAGGAGTACCGGGCCACGGTGGCGCAGTGGAAGGCCCAGGAAGCTGCCAGGCGGCCCAAGCCGGCGAAGCTGGCCACGAACCAGCGACTGCACGACTACGTCCAGGCACGCCTGAACGGGGTGGTCCTGGGCCCCGATGGCGTGGCCGTGCCGGGACCGGTCGGGCCCGGTTTCAAGGGGCGGAAGATGAAACCGCGCCGGGCGGACCGGCGGTGGTCCACGGCGTGGAGCCCTGAGCAGATCAGCCACCGGCTGCGCCTGGAGTTCCCGGATGATGTGTCCATGCGGATCTCTCATGAAGCGATCTATCAGTCCCTGTTCATCCAGGGGCGTGGGGCGCTCAAGCGTGAACTCGTCGCGTGCCTGCGTACCGGGCGGGCTCTGCGCGAGCCGCGGGCACGTACCCGGAACAAGCCCCAGGGCCACGTCACCGAGGACGTGGTGTTCAGCAAGCGCCCACCCGAGGCCGCTGATCGTGCTGTGCCCGGGCACTGGGAAGGGGACCTGATCATCGGGACCGAGCGTTCAGCGATCGGGACTCTGGCCGAGCGCAAGAGCCGGGCCACGATCCTGGTCCACTTGCCCCGCCTGGAGGGATGGGGTGAGCGGCCGCCGGTGAAGAACGGGCCGTCGCTGGGTGGGTACGGGGCTGAGGCGATGACCGCGGCCCTGATCAAGGCGATGGCGACGGTGCCGCAGCAGCTGCGTCAGAGCTTGACGTGGGATCGGGGCAAGGAGCTGGCCGGGCATGTCCAGTTCACGATGGCCACGGGCACGAAGGTGTTCTTCGCTGACCCCCACTCGCCGTGGCAGCGGCCGACGAACGAGAACACGAACGGGGTGCTGCGGCAGTACTTCCCCAAGGGCACGGACCTGTCGAGATGGTCGGCCGAGGACCTCGCAGCAGTCGCGTACACGCTGAACAACAGGCCCAGGAAGGTCCTGGACTGGAAGACTCCCGCGGAGGTCTTCGCCGAGCAGCTACGCTCGCTCTCAACGCACGGTGTTGCAACGACCGGTTGAACCCGCCCAGTACGTCAGCCTGGCCTACTCCGACGCGCTGATCACCGCCGGGGTGAGCGCTTCGGTGGGCACCGTGGGCGACTCCTACGACAACGCCCTGGCCGAGAGCGTGAATGGCCTCTACAAGGCCGAACTCATCCACTCCAAGCGGCTCTGGGAGTCCGTGCAGGCGGTCGAGCTGGCCACCATGGGGTGGGTGCACTGGTGGAACACCGCCCGCCTGCATGAGGCCCTCGGCTACCGCACTCCGGCGGAGGTCGAGGCGGCCTACACTCACGACCAGGACTCAGCGCCCGTTGCGTCCTGACCTCGGAACGAAACCCAGGGCGCTTCACTCCGATGAACGCAGCCAGACGGCCATCGCGGTGTTGCGCCGCGCGGTCGCCCACTTCGCGCGCCTGGGCGTGGAGGTGGAGCGGGTGCTCTCGGACAACGGCTCGGCCTACCGCTGGCATGCCTGGCGTGATGCCTGCACCGAGCTCGGGATCAAGCCCAAGCGGACTCGGCCCTACCGGCCGCAGACGAACGGGAAGATTGAGCGGTTCCATCGCACGCTCGCTGACGGGTGGGCCTACGCCCGGTTCTACAGCTCAGAGACGGAGCGCAGGGCCGCGTTGCCTGGATGGCTGCACTTCTACAATCATCATCGCGTCCACTCCGCGATCGGCGCCGCGCCTGCCACCAGGCTCAACAACCTCCCTGGACATCACACCTAGGGCATGTCTGACAATCGTTTTGACCATGCGAGCACAGCATTCAGGACCACAGCGGCCCTGTAGATGATCGCGTACTTGTCATACCGGGTCGCCAGACCCCGCCACTGCTTCAGGTGAGCGTACTGACGCTCGATGACGTTGCGGCCCTTGTAGGCGTCCGCGTCGAGGCTGACGGGGCGCCCGCCGCGGGCACCGCGCCGTCTGCGGTGGCCCTGCTGGTCGGCCGGTTCGGGGATGACCGCTTTGATCCCACGGGCACGTAGGTGAGTGCGGATCGCCCGGGAGGAGTACGCCTTATCGCCCAGCACGGCCTCGGGGCGGGTCCGGGGCCGCCCTACTGGCCGGGTCACGCGCAGCTGCTCCAGAAGAGGAAGCAGCATCGGGGAGTCCCCTGCCTGGCCGGGGGTGATCAGGCTGACCAGCGGCAGCCCGGTCCCATCGACGAGCTGATGGATCTTCGTGCTCAGCCCGCCACGGGAGCGCCCGATGCCGTGATCGGCCGGCTCCTCACGCGGATTCTTGTAGTTCGATCCATCCCCCTGTGTGGCGGGTGATGTTCGTCGCGTGCTGGTGGGCGCGGGCGATCGTGGAGTCCACCGAGACCGACCAATCGATCAGGCCTTCGGCGTCCGCGGCGGCGGTCAGCGTGGCCAGCACCGTGTCCCAGGTGCCTTTTTCGGCCAAGCGCCGGTGCCAGGTCCACACGGTCTGCCAGGGCCCGTAGACCTCGGGCAGATCCCTCCAAGCGATTCCGCACCGGTATCGGTAGATGATCGCCTCCACCATGGTGCGGGCGTCGGCGAACGGCCTGCCGGCGCGGCCGGTCCGGGTCGGGAGCATCGGGGCGATCAACTCCCATTGGGCGTCGGAGAGCATCTGGAACCGGGACATGTCCCCAGGGTCTCAGCTGACTCGTGCATCTATTCTCAGACACGCCCTAGCTCTCGTTGGCCTCGCGGTGGCTTCGCGTCGAAAGTAGGTAAGGCCCGCCGCGACCGGGGTATCACCTCGCTCGCTCATGCCGCTGGTCTCGCGCAAGGTGGGTCCATTCCTGGCCGTCACCCCGGGGCCAAGTGGGGTTGACATAGCCACCAGGACGACGTCGGGCCGGGCGGCGCCTACATCAACTGGCCGGTGACGGGGCGGGCCCGCTCCCGCCGCGGCGTGCGGCTGGACCTCGGCGGCCCCGCCGGGCTGGTCCTCACCACCCACGACGGACAGCGGTTCACTGTGGTGACCCCGGATCCAGAGACGGCCGCGGAGCTGCAGGCGACGGTGACCCAGGCGACGTCGGGCGGCGACGTCCGGAATCGACTGCAGAAGTGACCCCTCTGACGCCCGCTGACACCCCCAGAAGGGTCACTTCCGCAGTCGATTCTCAGGTGTGCGCGCGACGCCCGTCCGTCGCACCCGCCCCCGCCCGCCGCATCGGCACGTGCGGGATGCCGTCCTCGAGGAACTCCGGCCCGTCCGGCGCGTAGCCCCAGCGGGCGTACCAGTGCGCCAGGTGGGCCTGGGCGTCCAGCACGCTCGGCCGCCCGCCGATCCGGGCGACCGCCTCGTCCAGCAGCGCCCCGGCCAGGGCCCGGCCCCGCGCGTCGGGGTGGGTGACGACGCGGCCGATGCGGGCGACGTCGCCGTCGTCCAGCAGCCGCAGCGTGGCGACGGGCGTGCCCGCCTCGTCCTCGACCCACAGGTGGACGATGGCCGGCTCGAGGTCGCGGCCGTCCAGGTCCAGGTAGGGGCAGTCCTGCTCGACGACGAACACCAGCGACCGCAGCTGCCAGAGGCGGTAGGCCGTCGTCCGGTCGAGCTCGTCGAAGCCCGCGGCATGGACGGCAGGGGCGGGGCCGGGTGTGGCGGCGGGCGGCGTGGGGGCGGGGCGCTCGGGCATGAGCCGATGGTGCCACGGGAGCGTCCGACGCCCGGCGCCCGACGTGCTCCTGAGTGCTCCGGCGTCGCCGAATCCACTGCGGAACTGACCCTTCTGGCGACCGCCACCGCCCTCAGAAGGGTCACTTCCGCAGCGGATTCTCAGCCGTCCTCGCGGCGCAACGGCACCGGGACCGGTTCGGGCTGAGGCTCCCCGGTGGTGGTGGCCGCGAGCACGCCGTGTGCCGCCGCGGTCAGCACGGCGGCGAAGAGTCCCACACCCAGCGCCGTGGCGGCCCCGTCCGCGAGCAGGGGGATCACCATGCCCGGCACGATCGCGACCCCCACCATCACCACCGCGAACCACGCCGTACTCCCCCGGCCGGCGTAGAACACCTGACGCCCCGCCTCCTCCTGGTCCACCCGGTGGTGCACGTCGCGCAGGGCGAGGGCCACGCCCAGGAGGCACGCCGTCAGCAGCCCGACCGCCCATCCCAGCCCCAGCTCGTGCCGCAGTCCGGACACGACGCCGGCGCATCCCACGAGCGCCGCCGCGACGGCGATCCGCACGTGCCAGACCTTCTCCCGCTCCATCCCGTCCATGGCCCCACCCTGTCAGAGCGCGGGACGAAGGGCGAGGCGGCCGCAGGACCTCCCCTTCTGCTCAGGACCGTGTCCTGAGGACGCGGTCCTGAGCACGACGTGAGGTCCGGAGGAGCAGCGTGCTTCAGGGAGCCTGCCGCCTGCCCTCCAGCCGGGCCAGCACCCACTCCCACTGCCGCGGCGTGCTCAGGCGCAGCACCGGCGCCCCCTCCGCCGCGGCCTCCCGCTCCCGGGCCCATGCCCGCTTGCGGTCGAACGTGGCGGCGTGCCAGCGCAGGATCGACTCCTCCCCGAGCACCCGACGCCAGGACTCGCGGTTGCCGTTGCACATCTCCCCCTGCCCCACCACCCGGCGGATCGTGCGCCGCACCAGGCACGTGAAGGTCCGGGCCCGCGAGTAGTCCAGGGCGATGACGACGTCGGTCCGCTTCATGACCATCGGCCGGTAGAAGGCGTAGGCGGAGTCCAGCACCCAGGCCTCCCCCGCCGTGACCGAGTCCGCCAGGGCGGTCTGCTCGGCCTCCGGCCGCGGGACCCAGCCCGGCAGCCAGCCGAACTCCTCGTCCACGAGGGTGACCGGCAGGCCGAGTACAGCGCCGAGCCGCACGGCCGCGGTGGACTTCCCGGCCCCCGTGACCCCGTGGAACAGGACGCGGCGGGCCTGCCGCACGTGGTCGATCGAGGCGGAGGGCATGGGAGAAGGCTAACGGCCGTGACACGATGGCCCCGGTCGCACACAGCAGGAGGGGAACGATGACACAGGTGCACACAGGCAACGCTCACAGGCAGATCGTGGACGGCCAGCGCGTCCGCGGGATCAGCCGGGCGGGTCATCCGGTGGTCTTCGGCGGGCTGATCGGGGTGGTCGGCGGCATGGCCTTCCTGCTCGCCGGGATCGCCGGGCTGCCCGGCGACGCTCAGAGCATGCTCCGCAGTGCGGCGGTCGCCCTCGCCGTCTTCGCCCTCGCGGCGGTCCTGCTCCGCCGCCGGACCGTGCCCGCCCTGCCGCCCCCGGCGCAGATCGCCCTGGTGGCGGCCGTGGTGGGCGCGCACTTCCTGCCGTTCGCGCGCGCGTTCGGCGCGCCGGTGTTCCGGTGGATCGGCGGGTCGATGCTGGTCCTGGGCCTGGTCGGCGCCCTGGCGGCGATGCTCCGCGTGCCCGCCGCGGGACCGGCCGGGGCCGCGGCGGCCGGCGCGGCGATGCTGCTGATCGTGGCGGGGCAGGCCCTGCGGCAGGGGGCGCCCGCCCCGGGTGACAGACTGCGCGCATGACCGACGCCCCCTCCCGCGCCGAGGCCAACCGGCGCACCTACGACGACGCCCGCCTCGCCGCGATCTACGACGTGGACAACCCCGCGGGCGAGGACCACGCGTTCTTCCGCCGGGTCGCGGACGAGGTCTCGGCCGCGCGGGCCAGCACCCGCATCGTCGACCTCGGCTGCGGCACCGGCATCCTGACGGTGACGCTCGCGGGCCCGGGGCGGGACGTTGTCGGGATCGACCCGGCCGAGGCCATGCTCGCGGCGGCCCGCGCGCGCCCGGGCGGGGACGGCGTCGAGTGGCGACACGGGGATGCGGGGCTGATCGCGCCGGACTCCGCCGACCTGGTGGTGATGAGCGGCAACGTGGCCATGCACCTGGTCGACGACGACTGGCACGCGTCGCTGCGGCGCATCGGTGCGGGGCTCGTGCCCGGCGGCCGCCTGGTCTTCGAGACGCGCAACCCCGTCCGGCGCGCGTGGGAGGGCTGGCAGCAGGACCCCACGGAGCGCACGATGCCGGCCGGGCGGGTCCTCGAGTCGGAGCGCACCTCCGCCCCGGACCGGCACGGGGTGGTGACGATGCGCGTGCGCACCGAGTTCCTCGACTCCGGGGAGGTGTCCGAGGTGGACCAGCACCTGCAGTTCCGCTCCGCGGAGCAGGTGCGCGCGGACCTGGCCGCAGCGGGGCTGCGGGTGGAACGGCTCTCCGGAGACTGGCACCGCACGGCCTTCGACCCCGCCGAGCACCCGCTCATGGTGGTGGAGGCGGTGCGGGACTGACCGGGCGGTGGACGGCGAGCCCCTATGCCCCTCAGCCCCCGAACCCGACCGCCGTGTCCGGGGTGAGGTCGCCGTCGCGCAGGCCCTCCAGCACGAGCCGCTCGTAGTCCGGAATCGGGCTCGGCAACGAATCCAGGGGGAACCACTCCAGGTGGGAGGCCTTGCCGGGCTCGCAGATCCGCGGCTCACCCGCCCAGGACCGGCAGGCCCAGAACCAGTCCACGCGCTGCTCGCGCGGGGTGTCCGTGCCGTCCGTGCGCTGCATGACGGTCAGCAGCTCGAGGGCAGCAGGCTCGATCTCGACGCCGAGCTCCTCCGCCGTCTCCCGGACCGCCCCCTGCCGGGCCGCCTCCCCCGGCTCCACGTGCCCGGCGGCGCCCGCCACCCAGAACCCGTCCATGTACCCGGTGTGATGCCGGCGCTGCAGCAGCACCTCCCGTCCCCGCAGCAAGAGGACGTAGGAGGAGGGCACGAGGGCGAAGGAGTGGGCGGCCATGGGCACCATCATCGCCTCACGGGACCGCCACTGCGGCCGGTGCGTGGATGACGCCCGTGACCTGGGCATTCGCTGGGAACTGCCGCTAGCGTGGGCGCCATGGCCTCCCCCTCCGTCACGGCTCGGCCCGTCGGCCGCCCCGCCCCCGACCTCCACCGCCGCCTGCTGCTGTCCGGGATCCTCTTCGGGGTGGGCGTGGCCGCCTTCGTCGACGAGGTCGTCCTGCACCAGCTCCTGCACTGGCACCACTTCTACGACCTGTCCACCGCGGCCGTCGGCCTGGTCTCCGACGGACTCTTCCACGCCTTCGGCTGGTTCGCCGCCGTGGCCGGGCTGTTCCTCTTCGCGGACGTGCGACGCCGCGGCGGCCCCGGCGTCGGCCGGTGGTGGCCGGCGGTGCTGATCGGCGCGGGCGCGTTCCAGGCGTGGGACGGCACCGTCCAGCACAAGCTCATGAGGATCCACCAGATCCGGTACGAGGTCATCCCCACGGAGCTGCAGGGCACCGGCCCGTACGCGCCCGTGGACGACATCCTCGTGTACGACCTCGTGTGGATGGCCATTGCGATCGCCTTCCTCGTGATCGGCACCCTGGCGTGGCGGCGCGGCTCCCGCCGGGCGGCCGCCCGTGCATGAGCACCCCGGCGGGATCGGGGCGGAGCTCGGCGCCCAGGCGGCGAGCGCCCCGTTCCCGCTGGCCGGCGTCGTCATCGGCGGCGGACTCCTGCTGTTCCTGGTCGCCTATGCGGCGCTGGTCCGCGCCGGACGACGCCGGGGCCGCGCCTGGTCCGACGCGCGCACCCTGAGCGCGGCCGCGGGGGTGGTGGCCGGCGTCGTGGCGGTGGGACCGCTGGGGGTGCTCGGCCACCACGACTTCACGGCCCACATGTGGGGGCACCTGCTGCTGGGCATGCTCGCCCCGCTGCTGCTGGTGCTGTCCGCGCCGGTGACCGTGGCCCTGCGGGGCCTGCCCGTGGCGTGGGCGCGGCGGCTGTCCCGGGTGCTGTCCACGCCGTACGTGCGGGTGGTCTCGCACCCGGTGGTGGCGGGGCTGCTGAACATCGGCGGGCTGTGGCTGCTCTACACCACACCCCTGCACGCCTGGATGCATGCCTCCGCGGTGGGGCATCTGCTGGTGCACGTGCACGTGCTGCTGGCCGGGTGGGTGTTCACCGCCGCGATCCTGCAGGTGGACCCGGCACCGCACCCGCACGGACACCCGCTGCGGGCAGGTGTGCTCGTGGCGTTCCTCGCGCTGCACGCGATCCTCTCCAAGCACGTCTACGCGCATCCGCCGGCGGGCGTGGGCGTGGCGGAGGCCCAGGCCGGCGCCCAGCTCATGTACTACGGCGGCGACTGGATCGACCTCGTGCTGATCGCCGTCTTCTGCCTGGACTGGTACCGCCGCACCGCGCCGGTGCGGTCGGGGCGGGGCGGTGTGGTGGCCCGGGCGGCGTCCTGAGAAGACCGCTCGATGTGCTCAGGACCGCGTCCTCATGACGCGGTCCTGAGCACAGCAGGCGGTCGCGGGGATCCTGCGCCCCCGCCCGCGCCCCGGCTCAGTCGAGTCCCGCGGCCAGCTCGTCCAGGAAGGCCTTGAGCTCCTCCCGCTGTCCGGCCGGCCCGGGGTAGAGGTCGGCCATGCGTGCGGGGATGTCGGCGGCGGCCTCGCGCAGGTCCCGGCCGGCGGGGGCGAGGGAGATGAGGCGACGCCGCTCGTCGTCGGCGCTGCGGGCACGGGTGACCAGGCCGGCGTGGTCGAGGCGGCGCAGCAGCGGGGTGAGGGTGCCGCTGTCGAGTCCCAGGCGCGCGCCGATGTCGTTCACGCCCACCGGCCCGTCCTCCTGCCAGAGCACCAGCATCACGAGGTACTGGGGGTAGGTGAGGCCCAGCTCCTCGAGCAGGGGCCGGTAGGCGCGGGTCACCGCCCGGCTGGCGCGGTAGAGGGAGAAGCACAGCTGGCGGTCGAGGTCGAGGGGGGTGACGTCCACCCGGACAACCTACCCCGCAGACAACTGGATTGCACACAACCTGATCGCGGACTACCTTGGACCGTGGCCGCCGTCGAGCGGCCCCCGGCACCCCGGGCCAGACACCGTCAAGGAGCACACCGTGATCGAGATCGAGCCCCTCTACACCACCGAGGCCATCGCCACGGGCGGCGGCCGCAACGGCCACGTCCGGACCGCGGACGGCCGCGTCGACATGGACCTGGCGATCCCCGCCGAGATGGGCGGCAGCGGCGACGGCGCCAACCCCGAGCAGCTCTTCGCCGCCGGCTACGCCGCGTGCTTCCACTCCGCCCTGCAGAGCGTCGCCCGCCAGGCCAAGAAGAAGCTCGGCGACTCCTCCGTGGGCGCCCGCGTCTCGATCGGCAAGGCCGGCGAGGGCTTCGGCCTGGCCGTCACCCTCGAGGTCGTCATCCCGGACCTGCCCCAGGACGAGGCGCAGCAGCTCGCCGACGCCGCCCACCAGGTCTGCCCCTACTCCAACGCCACCCGCGGCACCATCCGCGTGGACGTTCAGGTCGTCGACGACTGACCGCTCGGCGCGGCGGCCTCCGCGGCCACCCGCGGATCCGAGGGCTGGAGCACCATCACCAGCAGGGCGATCGCACCGAGCACGGGCAGCAGCGCCAGGAGCAGCCAGGCGCGGCTGAGCCCGGCGTCGTGCAGGCGCCGGGCCGTCAGCGCCCAGGCGGGCACCAGATGAAGCAGGCCCCAGACCCCCGAGAAGGCCTGGTAGGCCTCGGTCATCGAGTCGACGGCGGGGACGCTGAGACCGCCGACCGCGAAGCCGGGGAACACGACGGCGGAGGGGGCGGCCGTCGTCGTGTCCGCCCCGAGGGCCCCGAACAGGAGGGTGATGCCGAGGGACGCGAGGGACAGGTACAGCACCACCCACCAGAACTCGGCGCGCCCGGCCCGGCCGCCGAACTGCGCGTAGCGTCCGTAGAAGCGGCCCACGGCCCGGAGGAACGTCATGGCCGGATCCTGGCCCAAGAGGTGGCCCGAGTCGAGGCCCTCCCGCGTGTCCGCACGTCAGGGCGCCGGTAGCCTGGCGCGCATGCCCTCCCCCTCCGGCTGGCAGGCCCAGCACGACGCCGACTACCGCGCCCACTGGCACGCCCTCGCCGCCCGCGCGGACCCCGACGCGCTCACGTGGGTGGTGCTGGGCGACTCGGCCGCCGTCGGGATCGGGGCCGAGAGCGTGGAGCGCACGTACGTGGCCCAGGTGGCCGAGCGGGTGGCCGCCGAGACCGGCCGGCCCGTGCGGGTGGTGAACCTCGCCGTCAGCGGGGCCATGGCGAAGGACGTGCTCGCCGACCAGCTGCCCCTCATGCCGGCGAGCGGGGTGGACGCGGTGACGTGCGTCGTCGGCGGCAACGACGTCACCTGGGCTTGGCGGTTCCGCGAGGCCGCCTTCGAGGAGCCCCTCGAGGCGATCGCCCGCGCCCTGCCCGCCGGCGCCACGCTGGGCCTGGTCCCGACGTTCCGCATCCCGCCGTTCGAGGCCCGCGTGCGCCGGGCGAACACGGTGGTGCGGCGGGTGGCCGCCCGGCACGGCCTCGGCGTGGCGGACGTGCACGCGGCCACGTGGCGGCGGAATCTGAGGCACCAGGTCAGCCGCCTGGCCCGGGACCTGTTCCACCCCAACGGCGCCGGCTACGAGGACTGGGCCGCGGCGGTCGCCCCCGAGGTGCTGCGGCAGGTGCGGGGTCAGGCACCGGCCGCCTGAGGACTCCTCCCCGCCGCGCGCGAAGCGCACATCCGGCGTCCCTCACACCGGGGGCTAGACGGGGACCCATGCGATGCATAGTCTCCCCTCACGCACTGCACGACGACCGGTCGGGCCGGCGTCCGGGAGCACGGGCTCCCCCGACCGACGGAGGTCCGCCTTGACCCCCTCACCCCCTTCCCTCCGCTCCGCCCGCCATGCCCTCCCGGCCACGACGGCGGCCCTGACCCTGGCCCTAACGCTCGCCGGCTGCTCCGGCGGCGGGGGCCCAGCGACGGCGTCCGGCACCACACCCTCCCCTGCGGCGTCCTCCGACACGACGCCGTCCCCGTCGAGCACGTCCGAGACCACCACGCCGTCCGCGGGCGGGCCAGCCTCCGGCACCACGGCGCCGAGCACTCCGGCGCCGGCCTCCGGGAGCGCCACGCAGGGTTCGGGCGGCGGCTCCACCGCCGGTGCCGGGTTCGTGCCCGAGGGCGCCGATCCCGCCAGGAACGGGGCTCTGCCGTTGAGCGAGGGCTTCCTCGCCGCCCTCCCGGAGGCCGCCGTCACGCACCGGGCGGGCAGTCCGACGGAGGACCCCCTGGCCCGGGCCCTGGAGGGCGTCGAGCTGCCCGGCACGCCCACGACGGACGTCAACGTGATCGCCTCCGAGCTGCAGGGCCTCCAGACCCCCGGGGAGGGGGGCGCGGCGATGGGCGGCGAACGCCCCGAGGGCACCCTGCGCCTGATGCTGCTGTGCGACGACCCGGACGCCGGCCCGTCCTCGGTGGGCATCCTCGGGGCGGACGGCTTCGCCGCCTACCAACCCCTGGGGTGGTCGGACCGCTGCGGCGGATACGTCGTCATGGTGCCGGAGTCGGACGCGGAGGACCTGGTGGTGAGCGCCGAGGCCCCCGAGGGCACCCGGTACCGCCTGAGCGTGATCACGGACCACGATCCGGTGGCCGACTGACCCCACCATCCCCGGGGCATCCTCTCCGGCAGGCCCTCCTGGATCCGGCAGGCCCTCCCGGAGCGGGGCCTGCGGACAGGCGGGCGGGGCCGCGTCCCCACGACGCGACCCC is from Micrococcus luteus NCTC 2665 and encodes:
- a CDS encoding IS30 family transposase, with protein sequence MASKDWARKISDVPEGTRRQWRADRALRAPMRSPGRPQPSREVQRQFWRVIATGVTTVEASLTVGVSWPVGARWFRHAGGMTPLSLAEPTGRYLSFAEREEIAILHAQGQGVRQIARTLGRDPGTISRELRRNCATRSGKQEYRATVAQWKAQEAARRPKPAKLATNQRLHDYVQARLNGVVLGPDGVAVPGPVGPGFKGRKMKPRRADRRWSTAWSPEQISHRLRLEFPDDVSMRISHEAIYQSLFIQGRGALKRELVACLRTGRALREPRARTRNKPQGHVTEDVVFSKRPPEAADRAVPGHWEGDLIIGTERSAIGTLAERKSRATILVHLPRLEGWGERPPVKNGPSLGGYGAEAMTAALIKAMATVPQQLRQSLTWDRGKELAGHVQFTMATGTKVFFADPHSPWQRPTNENTNGVLRQYFPKGTDLSRWSAEDLAAVAYTLNNRPRKVLDWKTPAEVFAEQLRSLSTHGVATTG
- a CDS encoding IS5 family transposase (programmed frameshift), with protein sequence MSRFQMLSDAQWELIAPMLPTRTGRAGRPFADARTMVEAIIYRYRCGIAWRDLPEVYGPWQTVWTWHRRLAEKGTWDTVLATLTAAADAEGLIDWSVSVDSTIARAHQHATNITRHTGGGSNYKNPREEPADHGIGRSRGGLSTKIHQLVDGTGLPLVSLITPGQAGDSPMLLPLLEQLRVTRPVGRPRTRPEAVLGDKAYSSRAIRTHLRARGIKAVIPEPADQQGHRRRRGARGGRPVSLDADAYKGRNVIERQYAHLKQWRGLATRYDKYAIIYRAAVVLNAVLAWSKRLSDMP
- a CDS encoding GNAT family N-acetyltransferase: MPERPAPTPPAATPGPAPAVHAAGFDELDRTTAYRLWQLRSLVFVVEQDCPYLDLDGRDLEPAIVHLWVEDEAGTPVATLRLLDDGDVARIGRVVTHPDARGRALAGALLDEAVARIGGRPSVLDAQAHLAHWYARWGYAPDGPEFLEDGIPHVPMRRAGAGATDGRRAHT
- a CDS encoding adenylate kinase, yielding MPSASIDHVRQARRVLFHGVTGAGKSTAAVRLGAVLGLPVTLVDEEFGWLPGWVPRPEAEQTALADSVTAGEAWVLDSAYAFYRPMVMKRTDVVIALDYSRARTFTCLVRRTIRRVVGQGEMCNGNRESWRRVLGEESILRWHAATFDRKRAWAREREAAAEGAPVLRLSTPRQWEWVLARLEGRRQAP
- a CDS encoding class I SAM-dependent methyltransferase, whose translation is MTDAPSRAEANRRTYDDARLAAIYDVDNPAGEDHAFFRRVADEVSAARASTRIVDLGCGTGILTVTLAGPGRDVVGIDPAEAMLAAARARPGGDGVEWRHGDAGLIAPDSADLVVMSGNVAMHLVDDDWHASLRRIGAGLVPGGRLVFETRNPVRRAWEGWQQDPTERTMPAGRVLESERTSAPDRHGVVTMRVRTEFLDSGEVSEVDQHLQFRSAEQVRADLAAAGLRVERLSGDWHRTAFDPAEHPLMVVEAVRD
- a CDS encoding NUDIX hydrolase, which produces MAAHSFALVPSSYVLLLRGREVLLQRRHHTGYMDGFWVAGAAGHVEPGEAARQGAVRETAEELGVEIEPAALELLTVMQRTDGTDTPREQRVDWFWACRSWAGEPRICEPGKASHLEWFPLDSLPSPIPDYERLVLEGLRDGDLTPDTAVGFGG
- a CDS encoding DUF2243 domain-containing protein — encoded protein: MASPSVTARPVGRPAPDLHRRLLLSGILFGVGVAAFVDEVVLHQLLHWHHFYDLSTAAVGLVSDGLFHAFGWFAAVAGLFLFADVRRRGGPGVGRWWPAVLIGAGAFQAWDGTVQHKLMRIHQIRYEVIPTELQGTGPYAPVDDILVYDLVWMAIAIAFLVIGTLAWRRGSRRAAARA
- a CDS encoding cytochrome c oxidase assembly protein, with product MHEHPGGIGAELGAQAASAPFPLAGVVIGGGLLLFLVAYAALVRAGRRRGRAWSDARTLSAAAGVVAGVVAVGPLGVLGHHDFTAHMWGHLLLGMLAPLLLVLSAPVTVALRGLPVAWARRLSRVLSTPYVRVVSHPVVAGLLNIGGLWLLYTTPLHAWMHASAVGHLLVHVHVLLAGWVFTAAILQVDPAPHPHGHPLRAGVLVAFLALHAILSKHVYAHPPAGVGVAEAQAGAQLMYYGGDWIDLVLIAVFCLDWYRRTAPVRSGRGGVVARAAS
- a CDS encoding MarR family winged helix-turn-helix transcriptional regulator, which gives rise to MDVTPLDLDRQLCFSLYRASRAVTRAYRPLLEELGLTYPQYLVMLVLWQEDGPVGVNDIGARLGLDSGTLTPLLRRLDHAGLVTRARSADDERRRLISLAPAGRDLREAAADIPARMADLYPGPAGQREELKAFLDELAAGLD
- a CDS encoding organic hydroperoxide resistance protein yields the protein MIEIEPLYTTEAIATGGGRNGHVRTADGRVDMDLAIPAEMGGSGDGANPEQLFAAGYAACFHSALQSVARQAKKKLGDSSVGARVSIGKAGEGFGLAVTLEVVIPDLPQDEAQQLADAAHQVCPYSNATRGTIRVDVQVVDD
- a CDS encoding DUF805 domain-containing protein, whose product is MTFLRAVGRFYGRYAQFGGRAGRAEFWWVVLYLSLASLGITLLFGALGADTTTAAPSAVVFPGFAVGGLSVPAVDSMTEAYQAFSGVWGLLHLVPAWALTARRLHDAGLSRAWLLLALLPVLGAIALLVMVLQPSDPRVAAEAAAPSGQSSTT
- a CDS encoding SGNH/GDSL hydrolase family protein; amino-acid sequence: MPSPSGWQAQHDADYRAHWHALAARADPDALTWVVLGDSAAVGIGAESVERTYVAQVAERVAAETGRPVRVVNLAVSGAMAKDVLADQLPLMPASGVDAVTCVVGGNDVTWAWRFREAAFEEPLEAIARALPAGATLGLVPTFRIPPFEARVRRANTVVRRVAARHGLGVADVHAATWRRNLRHQVSRLARDLFHPNGAGYEDWAAAVAPEVLRQVRGQAPAA